The Candidatus Bathyarchaeia archaeon genome contains a region encoding:
- a CDS encoding translation initiation factor IF-2 subunit beta gives MSELRYEEMLEEAYKKLPSEVFKRERLEVPKASCTTFGSRTFLNNFMEICNILNRDPNHVLRYLSREIATSGAIEGSRAVFQGKFECETLDRLIRRYMDEFVICPICKRPDTKIIKEKRLNFLVCEACGAKSPVRRI, from the coding sequence ATGAGCGAACTTAGATATGAAGAGATGCTAGAAGAGGCATATAAGAAGCTTCCCTCAGAAGTTTTTAAACGTGAGAGGCTTGAGGTCCCCAAAGCCTCATGTACAACCTTTGGTTCAAGAACATTCTTAAACAACTTTATGGAGATATGCAACATATTAAATAGAGATCCAAACCACGTATTGAGATACTTGTCTAGGGAAATAGCTACTTCAGGGGCAATCGAGGGCTCTAGGGCTGTTTTTCAGGGAAAATTTGAATGTGAAACCTTAGATAGGCTTATTAGGCGATATATGGATGAGTTCGTTATATGCCCCATTTGCAAGAGACCTGATACAAAAATTATTAAAGAGAAGAGACTTAACTTCTTAGTGTGCGAGGCTTGCGGGGCAAAATCGCCAGTTAGACGTATATGA
- a CDS encoding nitroreductase family protein, producing MRESEGFPNSSRWFMVDVAIAMQNMVLAATAEGLGTCWVGSFNEEEVKEMLRIPDDHQAVALLALGYPYKGTDIQGRIPHLIRRRKNLEEIVSFEEFGKKNLTFNNAQLPFKLQMVEWDSPLLKHLCFRPSLKKYLIISRLSLGLI from the coding sequence CTGCGGGAATCAGAGGGCTTCCCTAATTCTTCAAGATGGTTTATGGTTGATGTTGCGATAGCTATGCAGAACATGGTTTTGGCTGCGACGGCTGAGGGGCTTGGGACATGCTGGGTCGGCAGCTTCAATGAGGAGGAGGTTAAAGAAATGCTTAGGATACCAGACGATCATCAGGCAGTAGCCCTACTTGCCCTAGGATACCCATATAAAGGGACGGACATTCAGGGCAGAATACCCCATTTAATTAGGAGGCGCAAGAATCTGGAGGAGATAGTTAGCTTCGAGGAATTTGGAAAGAAAAACCTAACCTTTAATAATGCACAATTGCCCTTCAAATTACAAATGGTAGAGTGGGACTCGCCCTTACTCAAGCACTTATGTTTCCGCCCGTCTTTGAAGAAATATTTAATTATTAGTCGCCTTTCTCTAGGTTTAATATAA
- a CDS encoding DUF424 family protein translates to MDVYVKITRWGRHTLLAVCDTDILGKKYEKDGVVFEIKEEFYNGYKTSIEEALALIEQSTIVNLCGRKIVKKAIERGYVHPEAIYEICGVLHAQIIRMV, encoded by the coding sequence TTGGATGTATATGTTAAGATTACGAGATGGGGGCGACATACGCTTCTAGCGGTCTGTGATACTGATATACTTGGAAAAAAATATGAAAAGGATGGAGTAGTCTTTGAGATCAAAGAAGAATTCTATAATGGCTATAAAACAAGTATTGAGGAGGCTCTAGCATTAATTGAGCAATCAACGATTGTCAACCTATGCGGAAGGAAAATTGTTAAGAAGGCTATTGAGAGAGGATATGTCCATCCAGAAGCAATATATGAAATCTGCGGAGTTCTACACGCACAAATAATAAGAATGGTATAA
- a CDS encoding DUF1648 domain-containing protein — protein sequence MRINKSEVFVLVLAALSFCVSVCMYPLMPEWIASHWNARGEVDGYLLKFWGLFLLPLIFTGVVLLLIAVPRIDPLRDNIEAFRKYYDGFIILFSIFLFLIHLQVILWNIGVNISPAATVPVGVGLLFFYIGILCEKSRIIS from the coding sequence ATGAGGATTAATAAGAGTGAAGTGTTTGTCCTCGTATTGGCTGCTTTGTCTTTTTGTGTTAGCGTTTGCATGTATCCATTGATGCCCGAATGGATAGCCAGCCACTGGAACGCTAGGGGCGAGGTTGACGGTTACCTCCTAAAGTTCTGGGGTTTATTTCTTCTTCCCCTAATTTTTACCGGCGTTGTCCTACTTCTCATCGCAGTTCCAAGGATAGATCCCCTGAGGGATAATATTGAGGCATTTAGAAAGTATTATGATGGTTTCATTATACTCTTCTCAATATTCCTTTTCTTAATACATTTGCAGGTGATCCTCTGGAATATTGGGGTGAACATAAGCCCGGCTGCTACAGTTCCGGTGGGCGTTGGGCTCCTGTTCTTTTATATCGGGATCCTATGCGAGAAATCTAGAATAATCTCTTAA
- a CDS encoding site-2 protease family protein produces the protein MSEEYVFLLLFLVFWIAIYILGRFLSLGKYGLQIKPFFIRYDSETFKRILYKYSGRWKNLWRIFSHISVFLGLGLMFFAILFLSWNIMEIFLWRGKGVMIVPVIPVLTLSLYWLPYFLIAIIIAIFIHETAHGILALIEGIGIKAAGALIFAIFPGGFVELDGKELNKLSHASKMKIFSAGASSNILAGLIIFLILSCLFIQSPSGIVVLEVLEGGPLDSAGIRRWDVIYALNGTLIRNYEDLAFFMSSVNPGDKLTVSTSRGNITTIATSSPDDPRRAIIGIVSPFLLYYPSRLGLGFFWDTQIYLVLNWLFLILVNVAVFNMLPIPLLDGDKFIQCLLERITTKGDVIKKFLNVLSILLIAANISLGLRL, from the coding sequence TTGAGTGAAGAATACGTTTTTCTCCTCCTCTTCTTAGTCTTTTGGATAGCAATCTATATTCTGGGTAGATTCTTATCTTTGGGGAAATATGGGCTGCAGATTAAGCCATTTTTCATTAGATATGACTCTGAGACATTTAAGAGAATCTTATATAAGTATTCTGGCAGATGGAAGAATTTATGGAGAATATTTTCACATATAAGCGTCTTCTTAGGCTTGGGGCTAATGTTCTTTGCCATATTATTCCTCTCATGGAATATTATGGAAATATTCCTCTGGAGAGGGAAAGGAGTAATGATCGTGCCTGTAATACCTGTATTGACGCTCAGTCTCTACTGGCTGCCCTATTTTCTAATTGCCATTATAATAGCAATTTTTATTCATGAGACAGCGCATGGAATATTGGCTCTAATAGAGGGCATAGGAATAAAGGCTGCTGGAGCATTAATATTTGCAATATTCCCCGGAGGCTTTGTTGAGCTAGATGGAAAAGAATTAAATAAATTATCACATGCATCTAAGATGAAAATTTTTTCAGCCGGGGCCTCCTCAAATATTCTGGCGGGATTAATAATTTTTCTTATTCTTTCATGCCTATTCATTCAAAGCCCATCAGGCATAGTTGTTCTTGAGGTTTTAGAAGGCGGTCCGCTTGATAGTGCTGGTATCAGGAGATGGGACGTGATATATGCATTAAATGGTACATTAATACGTAATTATGAAGATTTAGCATTTTTTATGTCCAGTGTTAATCCTGGTGATAAACTTACTGTTTCAACTAGTAGGGGGAATATTACGACGATCGCCACCTCAAGCCCTGATGATCCGCGGAGGGCTATAATTGGGATAGTTTCCCCATTCCTACTTTACTATCCAAGCAGGCTCGGTTTAGGCTTCTTTTGGGATACTCAAATATATCTAGTCCTAAATTGGTTATTTTTAATACTCGTTAATGTTGCAGTATTTAATATGCTCCCAATCCCGCTTCTTGATGGAGATAAATTCATCCAATGTCTGCTTGAAAGAATCACCACAAAGGGTGATGTTATAAAAAAATTCCTCAATGTCCTCTCAATTCTTCTTATAGCCGCTAACATAAGTTTAGGATTAAGATTATGA
- a CDS encoding site-specific DNA-methyltransferase, giving the protein MRVDDEHVIIFDDFRNVNLREKADLIFADPPFGIEFRSNLATYNRTPDALSYVEVPRDEYPRFIRDLADWCYRALKPNGSMWLISGWNNLRHVLDAVEDAGFIQLNHVIWKYQFGVFTRRKFVTSHYHLLLLVKNEEDYTFNKPEHYPEDVWIIKRPYHHGEETAGNELPDELVERCIMTSSNPRDLVVDPVLGSGTTMRVCLKLNRRCLGIEINPHLEKRIKEKLKAWLE; this is encoded by the coding sequence TTGAGGGTTGATGATGAACATGTTATCATTTTTGACGATTTTAGAAATGTTAATTTGAGGGAGAAGGCTGATCTAATCTTTGCTGATCCACCTTTCGGAATAGAGTTTAGGAGCAATCTCGCCACTTACAACAGAACTCCTGACGCTCTCTCTTATGTTGAGGTTCCTCGTGATGAATATCCTAGGTTTATTAGAGATTTGGCTGATTGGTGCTATAGGGCGCTTAAGCCCAATGGGAGCATGTGGCTTATCTCAGGCTGGAATAATCTACGCCACGTCCTAGATGCTGTTGAGGATGCTGGGTTCATACAACTAAATCACGTCATATGGAAGTACCAGTTTGGAGTATTTACTAGAAGGAAGTTTGTTACATCCCACTACCATCTGCTTCTGCTAGTTAAGAATGAGGAAGACTACACGTTCAACAAGCCAGAGCACTATCCAGAGGACGTCTGGATAATAAAGAGACCATATCATCATGGTGAAGAAACAGCTGGAAACGAGTTACCAGACGAGCTAGTCGAAAGGTGCATTATGACATCATCTAACCCTAGGGACTTAGTTGTAGATCCAGTTTTAGGCTCTGGAACGACAATGCGGGTATGCTTGAAACTTAATAGAAGATGTTTGGGCATAGAAATAAACCCGCACCTAGAGAAAAGAATAAAGGAGAAGTTGAAAGCATGGCTTGAATAG
- the proS gene encoding proline--tRNA ligase, which translates to MRKFENFSEWFDEILFNAEILDNRYPVKGFAVYKTWGFKIIKKILEILEQKLDETGHVPMLFPVAIPEDMFAKEAEHIKGFGSEVFWITHAGDRELDKKLLLRPTSETAMYPMFTLWIRSHADLPLKIYQSVTIYRYETKATRPLFRMREFLWNEGHTAHRGWDEAEEHVREVVGIYDHVFKRLGLSYLILRRPDFDKFAGAVYSIAFDAWNPDGRVNQIGTVHNLGDNFARAFEITYEDVDGSHKYVIQTCYGFGVSRVLAAIIAQHSDDRGLILPPEVAPIQVVIIPIIYREVAEEVNAYAKEVYEMIKREGIRVHLDESEDKTPGEKFYYWEMFGVPVRVEVGPLDRAERKITLVDRVNLRRRTVKFEDAINAIKNLFDEVFRNIEERSRLTLEEFIVDAHGAQSLDDIIKNRKIARVCWCESIECAEKIREISGGEIRGYRFDREEKPERACVICGQAAKKVVYIARAY; encoded by the coding sequence TTGAGGAAGTTTGAGAATTTCAGTGAATGGTTTGATGAAATATTGTTTAACGCTGAGATTTTAGACAATAGATATCCAGTTAAGGGCTTCGCTGTATATAAGACCTGGGGCTTCAAAATAATTAAGAAAATACTGGAGATACTGGAGCAAAAGCTTGATGAGACTGGTCACGTCCCCATGCTCTTCCCAGTAGCAATACCTGAAGATATGTTTGCAAAAGAGGCTGAGCATATCAAAGGCTTCGGATCAGAGGTTTTTTGGATTACACATGCTGGTGATAGGGAGCTAGATAAAAAACTCCTCCTGAGACCAACGTCTGAGACGGCAATGTACCCTATGTTTACACTGTGGATTAGATCTCACGCTGATTTACCGCTTAAAATCTATCAAAGCGTCACAATTTACAGGTATGAGACTAAAGCAACTAGACCATTATTTAGGATGCGTGAGTTCCTCTGGAATGAGGGGCATACGGCTCATAGAGGTTGGGATGAAGCTGAGGAACACGTGAGAGAAGTTGTGGGAATTTACGATCATGTCTTCAAGCGCTTGGGTCTTAGCTACCTAATACTTAGGCGGCCTGACTTCGATAAGTTTGCCGGAGCAGTTTATTCAATCGCATTTGATGCATGGAATCCTGATGGAAGAGTGAACCAGATAGGAACAGTGCATAACCTTGGCGATAATTTTGCTAGAGCATTTGAGATAACTTATGAGGATGTTGATGGAAGCCACAAATATGTTATACAGACATGCTATGGTTTCGGAGTAAGCCGCGTTTTAGCAGCCATAATAGCCCAGCATAGTGACGATCGCGGGCTTATTCTACCGCCTGAAGTTGCGCCAATACAAGTAGTAATAATCCCAATAATTTATAGGGAGGTTGCCGAGGAGGTCAATGCCTACGCTAAAGAAGTATACGAGATGATTAAGCGTGAAGGAATAAGGGTTCACTTAGACGAATCAGAGGATAAGACTCCTGGAGAGAAATTTTATTATTGGGAGATGTTTGGTGTACCTGTTAGGGTTGAAGTTGGACCACTAGATCGGGCAGAGCGGAAAATAACCCTTGTTGATAGAGTTAACTTGAGGAGAAGAACCGTTAAATTTGAGGACGCTATAAATGCCATAAAAAATCTATTTGATGAAGTATTTAGGAATATTGAGGAGAGGAGCCGCTTAACCCTCGAGGAATTCATCGTTGATGCGCATGGTGCGCAATCATTAGATGACATAATCAAGAATAGGAAGATCGCTAGGGTCTGCTGGTGTGAAAGCATAGAATGTGCTGAAAAAATACGGGAAATTTCTGGTGGCGAGATAAGAGGCTACAGGTTTGACAGGGAAGAGAAACCGGAGAGGGCATGTGTTATTTGTGGGCAAGCAGCAAAGAAAGTAGTTTATATAGCAAGAGCATACTGA